A stretch of the Siphonobacter curvatus genome encodes the following:
- a CDS encoding MOP flippase family protein: MSIKKQVITGVKWTTFSTVIMAVTQILRISILTRYLDKSDFGLIAIVTFVMSFMDLFNDMGLTSAILYKKDISAKEYASLYWLNLLVSILMYILVLIISPFISEFYNQPLLKVLVPLLSLNLIISAIGRQFKTIENKNLLFKNVSIVELSGVIVAFIIAVIMAVRGYGVYSLVYPTIIQYLVVNLTFLLIGLKKYGLLIHFELKETKPFLRIGGYQVGGQIFNYLNRDLDILLIGNLFSAEVLGGYSLAKQLVFRPAQIINPILTKVASPALAKFQDNIELLKINYLKLINIVSNVNILVYVGIMVFSPLLVKIMYGNGFEDIVVLVRILSVYMILRAIGNPVGSLVAATGRTDLEFYWNFITLFIMPLFIYVGSKLGIVEVTISLDIAMIILFVPNWKLLINKLTGATLQEYLRAIFTVNMTMIKSLVNYLIKIPART, from the coding sequence ATGTCAATTAAAAAACAAGTAATTACTGGTGTAAAGTGGACGACTTTTAGTACAGTAATTATGGCTGTAACGCAAATTTTACGTATTTCTATATTGACCAGATATTTAGATAAATCAGATTTTGGACTTATTGCAATAGTGACATTTGTTATGAGTTTTATGGATTTGTTTAATGATATGGGTTTAACTTCAGCAATATTATATAAAAAAGATATTTCAGCAAAGGAATATGCAAGCCTATATTGGCTAAATTTATTGGTAAGTATACTAATGTATATCTTAGTCTTAATTATCTCTCCATTTATTAGCGAATTTTATAATCAACCTTTACTTAAGGTGTTAGTGCCTTTGCTGAGTTTAAACTTGATAATCTCAGCAATAGGAAGGCAGTTTAAAACTATAGAAAACAAAAATCTTCTATTTAAAAATGTTTCGATTGTAGAATTGTCTGGAGTAATTGTAGCTTTTATTATAGCAGTAATTATGGCTGTAAGAGGTTATGGAGTTTACTCTTTAGTATATCCAACAATTATTCAATATTTAGTCGTTAATTTGACTTTTTTATTAATAGGTCTCAAAAAATATGGGTTATTAATTCATTTTGAATTAAAAGAAACTAAGCCTTTTTTACGAATTGGAGGTTATCAAGTAGGGGGGCAAATTTTTAATTATTTAAATAGAGATTTAGATATTTTACTAATAGGGAATTTATTTTCAGCCGAAGTTTTAGGAGGTTATAGTCTAGCAAAGCAACTGGTATTTAGGCCTGCTCAGATCATAAATCCAATTTTAACAAAAGTAGCTTCTCCAGCATTAGCTAAATTTCAGGATAATATAGAATTGTTAAAAATAAACTATTTAAAACTTATTAACATAGTATCAAATGTAAATATATTAGTTTACGTAGGTATTATGGTTTTTTCTCCGTTATTAGTTAAAATAATGTATGGGAATGGTTTCGAAGATATTGTAGTATTAGTTAGAATATTAAGCGTTTATATGATTTTGAGAGCCATTGGTAATCCTGTTGGTAGCCTAGTCGCTGCAACAGGAAGAACAGATTTAGAGTTTTATTGGAATTTTATAACATTGTTTATAATGCCGTTATTTATATATGTTGGTTCGAAATTGGGCATTGTAGAGGTTACAATATCTTTAGATATAGCTATGATAATACTTTTTGTTCCTAATTGGAAATTATTGATAAATAAGCTTACAGGAGCAACGTTACAAGAATATCTTAGAGCAATATTTACAGTC
- the gmd gene encoding GDP-mannose 4,6-dehydratase: MKTALITGVNGQDGAYLSELLLEKGYLVHGVKRRASLINTERIDHLYQDPHESNVRFKLHYGDMTDSTNLIRIIQETQPDEIYNLAAMSHVKVSFDTPEYTANADGIGTLRILEAVRILGLEKKTKIYQASTSELYGLVQAVPQSETTPFYPRSPYAVAKLYGYWITVNYREAYGMYACNGILFNHESPLRGETFVTRKITRAVAAIGLGMQKCLYLGNLNAERDWGHAKDYVEAMWRILQQETPEDYVIATGVTTRVREFVKLAFAEIGVEVAFKGEGVEEKGYVVSSSNEEFQLEAGSCVVAVDPAYFRPTEVELLIGDPTKSKTKLGWEPKYDLAMLVREMVEKDVEVFRRSSKMQIEHLIG; the protein is encoded by the coding sequence ATGAAGACGGCATTAATTACGGGTGTGAACGGCCAAGACGGCGCATACCTGTCCGAGTTACTTTTAGAAAAAGGCTACCTGGTGCACGGTGTCAAGCGCCGGGCCTCCCTAATCAACACCGAGCGGATTGATCATCTCTATCAGGATCCCCACGAGTCTAACGTGCGCTTTAAGCTGCACTACGGGGACATGACCGATTCGACCAACCTGATTCGCATCATCCAGGAGACGCAGCCCGACGAGATCTACAACCTGGCGGCCATGTCACACGTGAAGGTGAGCTTTGATACACCCGAGTACACGGCTAACGCCGACGGCATCGGCACGCTTCGGATTCTGGAGGCGGTACGCATTCTGGGTCTGGAGAAGAAGACCAAGATCTACCAGGCTTCGACCTCGGAGCTGTATGGCTTAGTGCAGGCCGTTCCCCAATCGGAGACGACGCCTTTCTACCCCCGGAGTCCCTACGCCGTAGCCAAGCTCTACGGCTACTGGATCACGGTCAACTACCGGGAGGCCTACGGCATGTACGCCTGCAACGGGATTTTGTTTAACCACGAATCACCCTTGCGAGGCGAAACGTTTGTGACGCGCAAGATCACGCGGGCGGTAGCAGCCATTGGCTTGGGGATGCAGAAGTGCTTGTATCTGGGGAATCTGAACGCCGAGCGGGACTGGGGTCATGCCAAGGATTACGTGGAGGCGATGTGGCGGATTTTGCAGCAGGAGACTCCGGAGGATTACGTGATTGCTACGGGGGTGACCACGCGGGTGCGGGAGTTTGTGAAGCTGGCCTTTGCTGAAATTGGCGTGGAAGTAGCCTTCAAGGGCGAGGGCGTCGAAGAGAAGGGCTACGTGGTGAGCTCATCCAACGAAGAATTTCAGTTAGAGGCAGGCAGCTGCGTAGTGGCGGTGGATCCGGCGTACTTCCGGCCGACGGAGGTGGAGCTGCTGATTGGGGATCCGACCAAGTCGAAGACGAAGCTGGGCTGGGAACCCAAGTATGATCTGGCGATGCTGGTTCGGGAGATGGTGGAGAAGGATGTGGAGGTCTTCCGCCGCTCGAGTAAAATGCAAATTGAGCATTTAATAGGTTAA
- a CDS encoding sugar transferase has translation MNYSENTLRLDTAYGEAKKNRTNLESRPSLHSPVANSSQMPIGKRCFDVLMASFVALTVLSWMIPMIGVLIKLSSPGPIFFVQWRTGRNGRRFRCLKFRTMRHNQVAPFKQASADDPRITPIGKFLRKTNLDEMPQFLNVLWGDMSIVGPRPHALEHDAQYWEVVPGFPTRYLVKPGITGLAQTRGLRGEAGLKDMEHRLKLDQWYIRRRSAVLDAKICWWTVEKMIKGDEKAY, from the coding sequence ATGAACTATTCAGAAAACACCCTTCGCTTAGATACGGCTTATGGGGAAGCGAAAAAGAATCGAACGAATCTTGAAAGCCGCCCCAGCTTGCACTCACCGGTAGCTAACTCCTCTCAGATGCCAATTGGGAAGCGTTGCTTTGATGTATTGATGGCCAGTTTTGTAGCCCTTACGGTGTTGAGCTGGATGATTCCTATGATTGGAGTGCTAATCAAACTTTCCTCACCGGGTCCCATCTTTTTTGTGCAGTGGCGTACGGGCCGTAATGGTCGCCGATTCCGCTGTTTGAAGTTCCGCACCATGCGTCACAATCAGGTGGCCCCCTTCAAGCAAGCCTCCGCTGATGATCCACGAATTACGCCCATCGGTAAATTCCTTCGTAAGACGAACTTGGATGAGATGCCGCAGTTTTTAAATGTACTTTGGGGCGATATGAGCATTGTGGGACCGCGTCCACACGCGTTAGAGCACGATGCTCAGTACTGGGAGGTCGTGCCGGGTTTTCCGACGCGATATTTGGTAAAACCTGGAATTACGGGTCTGGCTCAGACGCGGGGCCTACGGGGGGAAGCAGGGCTGAAGGATATGGAACATCGCTTGAAACTGGATCAGTGGTACATTAGAAGGCGCTCAGCAGTGCTGGATGCCAAGATCTGCTGGTGGACGGTTGAGAAAATGATCAAAGGTGACGAAAAAGCCTATTAG